A stretch of the Dioscorea cayenensis subsp. rotundata cultivar TDr96_F1 chromosome 4, TDr96_F1_v2_PseudoChromosome.rev07_lg8_w22 25.fasta, whole genome shotgun sequence genome encodes the following:
- the LOC120259442 gene encoding cytochrome P450 CYP82D47-like, with amino-acid sequence MDMAEIMSILGLFIVAVLSYAWAGKLLRTKLASKKEPPEPSGALPIIGHLHQMIKSKKLLSIVLSELADQLGPVFAFRLGSCRTVVVSSYDIAKECYTTNDRALSSKPATTAGRLLAYNQGVLGFIFYGPYWRTIRRIVTTELLSTSCLETHKQAQSKEIDLCIHEIFSEFINIGRSTLKVELLKWVGDLNYNVVFQIVAGKRYYGSGGNSEEACKFRRAISGLISSLGVFVPSDMFPFLDWFDFGGHKKVMNNAFKELDSLLTTLLEEHKARRRLMENKLVGTVTEDQDFMDIMLSMSKNTNFFEFDADTAIKATCLGMVLGGTHTTTFYLTWAIALLLKHREILKKVQEEIDKEVGKERVVDHSDVKNLHYLQAVIKEAFRLCPGSSSLIKRASKEDCLIGGYYIPTGTHITVNIWKIQRDPAIWDDPLVFKPERFLTKHAEVDVRGMHYELLPFRSGRFGCPGNAFALQMMHLLLARFLQGFHLETPENKPVEINEALGIISYKTLDVLVTPRLPPTLYEFSH; translated from the exons ATGGACATGGCGGAAATTATGTCGATCTTGGGCTTGTTCATCGTCGCCGTCCTGAGCTACGCTTGGGCCGGCAAACTCCTCAGAACCAAATTAGCATCCAAAAAAGAGCCGCCGGAGCCATCCGGCGCCCTCCCGATCATCGGCCATCTCCATCAAATGATAAAATCCAAGAAACTCCTCTCCATCGTCCTCTCCGAGCTCGCCGACCAACTCGGCCCTGTATTCGCTTTCCGCCTCGGTTCATGCCGCACCGTCGTCGTCAGTAGCTACGACATCGCCAAAGAATGCTACACCACCAACGACAGAGCCCTGTCCTCCAAACCCGCCACCACCGCCGGCCGCCTCCTCGCTTACAACCAAGGCGTCCTCGGTTTCATCTTCTACGGCCCTTACTGGCGCACCATCCGCCGTATAGTCACCACTGAGCTCCTTTCCACCTCCTGCTTGGAAACCCACAAGCAGGCACAGTCCAAAGAGATCGATCTTTGTATTCATGAAATCTTTTCTGAGTTCATAAATATTGGGAGGAGTACTTTGAAGGTGGAGTTGTTGAAGTGGGTGGGGGACTTGAATTATAATGTTGTGTTTCAGATTGTCGCCGGGAAAAGATACTATGGTTCCGGTGGGAACAGCGAGGAGGCATGCAAGTTCCGGCGAGCCATCTCTGGGCTTATAAGTTCACTTGGTGTGTTTGTGCCTTCtgatatgtttccttttcttgaTTGGTTTGATTTTGGTGGTCATAAGAAGGTAATGAATAATGCTTTCAAGGAGCTGGATTCCTTATTGACCACCTTGTTGGAGGAGCATAAAGCCAGGAGGAGGTTAATGGAGAACAAGCTGGTTGGTACTGTCACTGAGGACCAGGATTTCATGGATATTATGCTATCTATGTCTAAAAATACTAATTTCTTTGAGTTCGATGCTGACACTGCCATCAAAGCTACATGCTTG ggaATGGTTCTCGGTGGTACACATACGACAACATTTTATCTAACATGGGCAATAGCTCTGCTACTAAAGCACCGTGAGATATTGAAGAAAGTGCAAGAGGAGATAGATAAAGAGGTAGGGAAAGAGAGAGTGGTGGATCACTCTGATGTGAAGAACCTCCACTACCTGCAAGCAGTGATCAAAGAAGCATTCCGTCTATGCCCAGGGTCATCCAGCTTAATCAAACGTGCCTCTAAAGAAGACTGCCTAATTGGCGGCTACTACATTCCCACCGGTACACACATCACCGTTAACATATGGAAGATACAAAGAGACCCAGCCATTTGGGACGATCCTCTGGTTTTCAAGCCTGAAAGGTTTCTAACTAAGCATGCAGAAGTTGATGTTAGAGGGATGCATTATGAGCTCCTTCCTTTTAGGTCAGGAAGGTTTGGTTGTCCTGGGAATGCATTTGCACTTCAAATGATGCACTTGTTGCTTGCTCGCTTCTTACAAGGGTTTCATTTGGAGACACCGGAGAATAAACCTGTGGAGATTAATGAAGCTCTTGGGATTATTTCTTATAAAACTTTGGATGTTCTGGTAACTCCTAGGTTACCTCCGACGCTTTATGAGTTTAGTCACTGA